The proteins below come from a single Amphiura filiformis chromosome 15, Afil_fr2py, whole genome shotgun sequence genomic window:
- the LOC140171525 gene encoding uncharacterized protein — translation MADGYCHQLLKIAIAQICQGLGWHAIQTTPCDLMNDVLQRYIEHIAKYTHRYAEQYGRTEPSLDDVALAFSDMQVRLGEFEVYLRDVDPVPFVHSLPQFPVAKRTNLQHPRPGSRDCRERLWYIPAHMPPLVGVSRDLAEVVDPIELGGGQFPYSADGDSASAETPHDSTPGYLTPRGEKREYGNPYNEQTMKRLRLADDGTPQELTTISMGINGELTPKREGKLPEATTPPQRDWHRPSLPQSPLARKGSEGLPGDMPHRRTQDMSTPPLIRPPRSPKASPVSPKAKAVPPPKPKPKSPITPKHLMFSPHAPSKFQVKPKTPVASSPAVMDLSRPEQAPSPSPKSPKVGYLTSILTGNKQKPQSPKVVAPEPPKTPILSSLMKKKESAKDTALKVFDFEDDFDFGSAPSKDRPHAAMDSFASSKVPSSKPLTEPKQEPTQLSTSESIDASIDAVISGVFTRSPLTLVQDKESSKSKKHKESKEKGDKKDKSKKDKHKDKEKSKESKEKIKEEKKESTVVFGRSSPYSFEESFSAAIKKRDDAQKSSKGHSLPPKLFLKNAWREGEGAVTSSIRIGTEPGQAPKLVIKTENPSSETSSSQADGKKQGLKSKDKAQMKMKKKEKLKLKKKKEKLMKKKLEKKKMLKSKTPSTGKKDESSNPKDEEAIPKMNITGISKSSGLKIHLTSSPHVTPEYKTTLKEDKAEKSKDKPKKKKKDKDKDKDKKQKKKESKKDEKKSESKKEKEDKKEKKEKKDRKPKGESAASSPAPSLPAIPKITLKMGTKASGGEKRSIVIKPSPSRSPMRTPVRSPVRSPVRSPIRSPIRSPSPSPSSPMLSSPPSPPMSPVRKPSQKASPRSPPTPKSPKSPPPPILPISVPPVRKASLAASKAVSLMSAPRSKGASPPSAQKTEKAEKRQAGSRSPGRSPGRSPGPSTPTSKAGASKAQSPKATTVPTKAALAVGKGPPAAGPATAASKAAAAAAAAAAKAKDDDVQRTVITETIGTVVSDTGEKIWICPACKLPDDGSPMVGCDDCDDWYHWPCVGIDDEPEEDNWYCDKCKKTKKQPKSKKKKKKHKD, via the exons ATGGCAGACGGCTACTGCCatcaactactgaagatagccattgCACAGATTTGTCAGGGATTAGGATGGCATGCGATCCAAACCACGCCGTGTGATTTGATGAATGACGTGCTGCAGAGATACATAGAACACATTGCAAAATATACTCATCGATATGCAGAGCAGT ATGGCAGGACAGAGCCCAGTCTTGATGATGTTGCCCTGGCATTCAGCGACATGCAGGTTCGCTTGGGTGAATTTGAAGTGTACCTCCGAGATGTGGATCCGGTACCTTTTGTCCATTCGTTGCCGCAGTTTCCCGTTGCGAAAAGAACCAATCTTCAGCATCCGCGGCCTGGTAGTAGGGACTGCAGGGAAAGATTGTGGTACATTCCAGCTCACATGCCCCCTCTGGTAGGGGTATCCAGAG ATCTGGCAGAAGTTGTTGATCCGATTGAATTAGGAGGAGGCCAGTTTCCTTACTCAGCAGATGGGGACAGCGCTAGTGCAGAGACGCCCCACGATTCCACACCAGGTTATCTCACACCTCGTGGCGAGAAACGCGAATACGGAAATCCATACAATGAACAAACTATGAAGAGGTTACGGCTGGCGGACGATGGCACACCTCAAGAACTGACCACAATTTCTATGGGTATCAATGGGGAGTTGACTCCCAAACGCGAGGGGAAGCTTCCTGAAGCAACCACCCCTCCGCAGAGAGACTGGCATCGGCCTAGTCTGCCGCAGAGTCCTTTGGCTCGGAAAGGCAGTGAAGGCCTACCTGGTGACATGCCTCATAGAAGGACTCAAGACATGAGCACACCACCTTTGATAAGACCCCCAAGGTCACCAAAAGCATCACCGGTGTCACCAAAAGCCAAGGCCGTACCGCCGCCAAAACCAAAACCTAAATCTCCAATTACTCCAAAGCATCTGATGTTTTCTCCACATGCACCTTCAAAGTTCCAGGTGAAACCCAAAACACCTGTAGCATCTTCCCCTGCTGTTATGGACCTTTCAAGACCCGAGCAAGCTCCTTCCCCTTCACCCAAGAGCCCCAAAGTTGGCTATTTAACATCGATTTTGACTGGGAACAAGCAGAAACCGCAGAGTCCAAAAGTGGTTGCACCGGAACCTCCGAAGACACCGATATTGTCATCGCTTATGAAAAAGAAGGAATCTGCAAAAGACACTGCTCTCAAAGTGTTTGACTTTGAGGATGACTTTGATTTTGGGTCAGCTCCTTCCAAAGACCGTCCTCACGCAGCAATGGATTCATTTGCTTCTTCAAAAGTACCGTCTTCAAAACCATTGACGGAACCTAAACAAGAGCCTACCCAGTTGTCTACCTCAGAAAGTATTGATGCCTCAATTGATGCAGTTATTTCTGGGGTGTTTACAAGAAGTCCGTTAACACTAGTGCAGGACAAAGAGAGTAGCAAGTCAAAGAAACATAAAGAATCAAAGGAGAAAGGTGATAAAAAGGACAAATCAAAGAAAGATAAACACAAGGATAAAGAAAAGAGTAAAGAGAGTAAGGAAAAGATCAAAGAGGAGAAAAAAGAGTCGACAGTTGTCTTTGGCAGATCTTCGCCGTATTCCTTTGAGGAATCATTCAGTGCTGCAATAAAAAAACGAGACGATGCTCAAAAGTCGAGTAAAGGACATTCGTTACCGCCAAAGTTATTCCTTAAGAACGCATGGAGGGAAGGGGAAGGAGCCGTCACATCGTCAATACGAATAGGCACAGAACCGGGACAAGCGCCAAAGCTTGTCATAAAAACTGAAAATCCCAGCAGCGAGACCTCCTCATCTCAGGCCGATGGCAAGAAGCAGGGATTGAAAAGTAAGGATAAGGcgcagatgaagatgaagaaaaaggagaagttaaaattgaaaaagaaaaaggaaaagttGATGAAGAAGAAACTGGAGAAAAAGAAGATGTTGAAGTCAAAAACACCCAGTACTGGGAAGAAGGACGAATCATCGAATCCAAAAGATGAGGAGGCGATACCTAAAATGAACATCACCGGTATCAGTAAATCTAGTGGATTGAAGatacatctgacgtcatcaccaCATGTGACACCGGAGTACAAGACCACTCTAAAAGAGGATAAAGCAGAAAAATCCAAAGACAaacccaagaagaagaagaaagacaaGGACAAGGATAAGGACAAgaaacagaagaagaaagaatcaAAGAAGGATGAGAAGAAGAGTGAGAGTAAAAAAGAAAAGGAAGACAAAAAGGAAAAGAAGGAGAAGAAAGATAGGAAG ccCAAGGGTGAGTCAGCAGCTAGCTCTCCTGCACCGAGTCTGCCAGCTATACCAAAGATTACACTCAAGATGGGAACCAAAGCATCAGGAGGAGAGAAAAGATCAAT CGTCATCAAGCCAAGTCCAAGCCGATCACCCATGAGAACACCAGTTAGATCACCCGTCAGATCTCCAGTCAGATCTCCAATCAGATCGCCAATCAGATCTCCATCTCCATCCCCTTCGTCTCCCATGTTATCATCACCTCCGTCCCCACCAATGTCTCCAGTACGCAAACCATCCCAGAAAGCATCTCCCAGGTCACCGCCCACACCCAAGTCCCCCAAATCACCACCTCCTCCCATACTACCCATTTCCGTGCCACCTGTGCGGAAGGCTAGCCTTGCTGCTTCAAAGGCAGTGTCATTGATGTCAGCACCAAGATCTAAAGGAGCATCACCACCGTCAGCTCAGAAGACTGAAAAGGCAGAAAAAAGACAG GCTGGATCCAGATCACCAGGCAGATCACCAGGTAGATCACCAGGACCATCGACACCTACAAGCAAAGCAGGGGCTTCTAAAGCACAATCACCTAAAGCAACAACAGTCCCAACTAAGGCAGCATTAGCTGTCG GTAAGGGACCACCAGCAGCAGGCCCAGCTACAGCAGCAAGCAAAGCAGCAGCTGCAGCAGCAGCGGCAGCCGCTAAAGCCAAAGATGATGATGTGCAAAGAACGGTCATCACTGAGACTATTGGGACCGTTGTT